CATTCCCGAGACCGCCAGACGCTCGCTCGAAGAGATTGCCCCCGAACGCTGATGCAACGTTTTCCTCGACTCACCTCCTGCTAGCCTGAGCGCCGATGCCGAGCCTGCAACGCAGTGAGGAAAACGGCTACGTCGGTGCGCGGCGGCGCCTCGTCGAGCGTCTGCGCGAGCAAGGCGTGCGGGATCCGCGGGTTCTCGAGGCGGTCTCCGAGGTTCGCCGACATCTGCTGGTCGATGAAGCGTTGCGCGACCGGGCCTACGAAGATGTTCCGCTTCCGATCGGCGATGGCCAGACCATCTCTGCGCCTGGAATCGTGGCCGCCATGTCCGAGGCTCTGGAACTCCAGGGGCACGAAACAGTTCTCGAGGTCGGCACGGGCTCGGGCTACCAGGCCGCGATTCTCTCGCGCCTGGCGGCGCGGGTCATCTCGATCGAACGGATTCCGGGCCTCGCGAATCGCGCTCGCTCCGCTCTCGATATGCTGGGCGTCACGAACGTGGTGGTCCATCTGGGCGACGGCTCCCGGGGCCGTCCGAGCGAAGCTCCGTTCGACGCCATCGTCGTCACGGCGGGCGGACCGAAGATTCCAGAGCCGCTGGTCGAGCAGCTGGTACCCGGCGGACGCCTGGTTGGGCCTTTCGGGCCGCGAGGCCAGCAAGAGCTGATCCGGGTGCGGCGCAAGGCAGACGGCGAGCTGGTTCGCGAGTCTCTCGGCCTGTGTCGTTTCGTCGATCTGGTGGGCGAGCACGGATGGATGGGCTGACGCGGCTCGGCCACTTCATGCTGCGCTGCGGGCTGGTCGTGTTGCTGTTGAACCCGGCCAGTTGTGCGCACAGAAGCGATGGTGTCGTTCACACCGTTCGGGAAGGCGAGAATCTCTTCCGTATTGCCCAGCACTACGGGGTACCGATCTCGGAAATTCTCGACGCGAACGACGTTCCGGATGTCCGGGATCTTCCGACCGGCGCCAGTTTGTGGATCCCCGGGGCCCGTGTTCGAAGGCCGAGCACCCGCCCCCTGCGACCGCCGTTGCAATCAAGACCCGCCGCAGAAGCCGACGCCCTGGCGCACGGCGCCCTGCGTTTCGCCTGGCCGCTCCGCGGTCGCCTCACATCGCGCTATGGCCCGCGCGGGCGGCGCCTCCACGAAGGCCTCGATATCGCCGCTTCCGGGGGCACCCTGGTGCGAGCGGCCGAGGCCGGGAGGGTGGTCTTCAGTGGCCGCATGGGTGGCTACGGAAACGTGGTCGTGCTCCGACACACTCCCGCATATGCCAGCGTCTATGCCCACCATCGTCGCAACCGGGTGAGCAAGGGCGGTTTCGTCGACAAGGGCGGGGTGGTGGGAGAGGTGGGGACCACCGGAAACGCCTCGGGGCCCCATCTACACTTCGAGATCCGGCGGGACGAGATAGCCCAGGACCCGCTACTCTTCCTGCCTTGAGGATCCTCATGGAGCGATTGCCCACGTGACCGTCGACCAACTGCGCTCGCTGATTCGAGATGTTCCGGATTTCCCCAAAGAGGGGATCCTGTTCCGGGATGTCACCCCATTGTTGCTCGATCCTGCCGGGTTGAACGCGGCCATCAATGCGGTGGCGGCACCCTTCGGCGATGCCAAGGTGGACAGGGTGCTGGGAATCGAAGCCCGTGGCTTCATCTTCGGTGCTCCGATCGCCCAGGCGCTGGGCGCTGGCTTCGGCCTGGTTCGGAAGGCGGGCAAGCTGCCCTATGAGAGTCATTCTGCGAGCTACGAGTTCGAATACGGCATCGATCGCGTGGAGATGCACGTGGATACCGTGGAATCCGGACAACGTGTCTTGATCGTGGACGACCTGATCGCCACGGGCGGAACCGCAGCAGCCGCTGTCGAGCTGGTCCGAAGAGCGGGCGGCGAAGTGGTCGGCTGCTCCTTCCTGATCGAGCTTCTCGCCCTCGGCGGTCACAAGAAGATCGACACCGACTGCCACGCAGTCCTGACCTACTAGGGAAGACCTGCCCCGGGTACCTCCACCTCCGTCGTGAGAATGCGGGCGTTGCGGGAGGCTTCGCATTCTGCCGGGCTGACGCTTTCCGAGGTGAGGATGAACAGGGTCCGCCGCTCCTCGCCTCCGAGCATGCAAGCGATGGCCATCTGATCGGTGGGAATGCGCTCGGTCACGTCGCCGCCCTCACGAACACGTAGGATCTCCTTGGAGACTGGAGACGCGACCCAGATGGCGCCTTCGGCGTCCAGACAGATGCCGTCGGGCACCGCTCTCTCGAATTGCGCCCAGATCCGGCGGTTGGAGAGGGTGCCGTCCGAGGCGAGATCGAAGGCGCTGAGGCGGGGGCCGAAGGTCTCGGCGACGACCAGGGTCTCGCCGTCCGGCGTGATGACCGCGCCGTTCGGAAACGACATGTCGGCGGATGCCACGTGAGCTGAGCCGTCCGGATCGACCCGCAGCAGCTCGGTCGGCGTCGGCGTGTCGCCCGCATCGAGATCGAAGCCGAAGTTGCCGACGAAGGCATGACCATGGGCGTCGACGACCAGATCGTTGCAATGATGGCGCGCGAGGCTCTCGAGATCCGCGTGCACCGCCAATGTGCCATCGGCCTCCAGGCGCAGGAGCCGGCGATCCTGCATGGACACGATGAGCAGGCGCCCGTCCGGGAGCCACCCGAGCCCCGAGGGTCGCTCCTCCACGCGAAGGATCTCCTCGGTCTTGCCGGCCGCAGTCACGGTCATCACTGTCCGAGCGTGCATGTCCGAGAACCAGAGCCGGCCGTCGTGCCAGCGCGGGCCTTCCGGGAAAGCCAGACCATCGAGAAGCGGTGTCAACGTTCGCGTCATGGATGCCTCCGGGCGGCAAGGGTAGGCGGCGGCTTGCGGCTCCGCTCAGGGGCGAGGCAGAATGCGCCTTCCCTCGTGCTCCTGGAGGATACTCGTGCCGCTCCGATTCGTGACCTCACTCGCCTTCCAACCACCTGCCCATCTGGCGCCGCTCGCGAAGGCCGCGGACGAAGCCGGTTTCGATGCGGTGGCACTCTCGGATCACGTGATCCACCCGGAGAAACTCGAGACACCGTACCCGTACACCGACGATGGAAAACCGCGCTGGGAACCCTTCACGAATTGGCCGGATCCGTGGGTCACCGCGGGAGCGCTGTTGGGGGTGACCGAGCGCTTGCGTGTGATCAGCAGCGTGTTCGTGCTGCCGATGCGCAATCCCTTCCTGGTCGCGAAAGCCGTGGGTACGGCCGCCGTGCTCTCGGGAGGACGGGTCGCTCTTGGGGTGGGTGCCGGCTGGATGGCCGACGAGTTCGAGCTGATGGAGCAGCCCTTCCCAGGCCGCGGCCGGCGCATGGATGAAATGATCGAGGTGCTCCGCCAGCTCTGGCAGGGAGGATGGGTCGAGCACCACGGCGAATTCTACGACTTCCCGCGCCTCGAGATGAGCCCGGTGCCGGAAGAGGAGATCCCGATCCTCGTGGGAGGGCTGTCGAAGCGTGCACTCGAACGCGCGGCCAGCGTAGGAGACGGATGGATCTCCGACCTTCACAGCACCGAGGAGCTGGCGGGCCTGGTATCGATGCTAGGCGAGCTACGTGCGGCAGGCCCCCGAGCCAATCGCCCCTTCCAGATCGTCGTCTCCTGCAACGACGCCTTCGATCTCGATGGCTACCGCCGCCTCCAGGACCTCGGCATCACCCACCTCAACACCATGCCTTGGCTCTTCTACGGCGCCGACCCCAACTCGCTCGAGGAGAAATGCGACGGCCTCCACCGCTTCGCCGACGACATCCTGCAACGCATCTGAGGGCGCGCGCTTCAGCTGCGTAGGTGGTGATCGGCGACGATCCGAGCAACGGCGGTGGTGAGACGTTTGGCGGTAGGGATGTGGAGGAACTCGTTGGGTCCGTGGGCATTGGAAGCGGGGCCCAGAACGCCCGTGATGAGGAACTGGGCTTCGGGGAAGAGATCGCCCAGCATGGAAATGAAGGGGATGGTGCCGCCTTCACCCATCATGAGGGCAGGGCGGCCGAAGCAGGCAGACGAGGCTGCATCAACGGCTCGTTCGAGCCACGGGGCGATGGGCGGGGCGTTCCATCCGGTCGCCGAAGGCTCGGCCTCGAAATGCACGCCGGCGCCACTCGGCGGGTTCGCCTCGAGCAGGGTCTTGACCGCGGCGGTGGCGGCGTCGCCGTCGACGCCTGGCGGCAGGCGGAGCGAGAGCTTCGCGGTGGTCGATGGGCGAAGGACATTCCCGGCATCGCTCGGAGCCGGCGCGCCGCCCAGGCCCGTGATCGCGAGGGCGGGACGCCAGGTGCGGTTCAGGATCAGATCCGCGGGGTCTCCGTCCGGTGGGCGCGTGGCGCCGGCGAAGGGAAACTTCGTGGACACGTCATCGCCGATCTGGCTGGCCACCTTGCGGGCTTCGGCGACGCGATCCGCCGGGATCTCCGCGTTCAACCCGGCTGGAAACACGCGCCCCGTGTCTTCGTCCTCGATCCGTGAAAGGAGTTGGCGCAGGATCCTGAAACTCGAAGGGACGATGCCCCCCGCGTCTCCGGAGTGCACGCCCTCGTCGAGCACGTCGACCCGGAGTTCGCCGCTGACCATGCCCCGCAGCGAAGTGGTGCCCCACAACTGGTCGTAGTTTCCACATCCGGAATCCAGACAGACCACCAGCGAGGGCTGACCGATTCGCGGCAGCAAGCGCTGCACGTGTTCGGGGAGATCCGGGCTGCCACTCTCCTCGCAGCATTCGATCAGCAGAACACAGCGTGCGTGCGGCACCTGCTCTCGGGCCAGAAGCTCCAGGGCGGTTAGCGAAGCGAACGCTGCGTAGCCGTCATCAGCGCCGCCGCGTCCGTAGAGTCGATCGCCGCGACGAACCGGCGACCACGGTCCCAGGTCCTCTTCCCATCCGATCATCTCGGGCTGCTTGTCGAGATGGCCATAGAGCAGCACCGTGTCATCGCTCTGGCCCGGAACCTCGCTCTGCTCCGGAACCTCGAGGTAGAGGAGCGGGGTGAGTTGTGGATCCTCGATGACCTCGACGATCAGACCGGGAACGTCTCGGCTGCGGCACCATTCCGCGACCTCTGCCACGGCCCGATCCATGTGGCCATGCTCGCGCCAGGCGGGATCGAAGAGCGGAGACTTGTTCGGAATGCGGATGTAGCTCTCGAGCGCAGGGAGGATCGACGTCTCCCACTGCTGGTCGACCCAACCCTCCACCACCAGACCGCTCATTCGGGATCTCCTCTCCGCAATGCGAGCAACCGAAAAGCGCCCCGGCCCCGGCCGGGACCCGCGGGCACTTCCCCCCATGTCTCGCGAGGACGAGGTTAGCAGGGCGACTTCGCCTTCATTGGAGGCCCCGAACCACCGAACACTTCCTAGACTGTTCCAAGCAAACCGGAGGGGGACTCGACGTGCCTTGGTGGGGATGGCTGGCGGTGGGCGCCGCGTTGTTGGCAGCCGAACTCGGTGTGAGCGCCGATTTCTGGCTCGCCGTCGTGGGCGCCGCTGCACTCGGTACCTCGTTGCTCGGCCTGTTCGGAATCGATGCACCGATCTGGACGCAGTGGATGGTCTTCGCGGGCCTGGCCGTGTTTCTTGCTGTCTTCGTCCGCGGCCCGGCCTACGAGCGCCTCATGGCCAAGACGGTCGATCTGGCGCCCGAACTGCTGGGCGAGCAGGCGCGTGTCGTCGAGGGTGCGATTGCGCCGGGCGAAATCGGCAAGGTCGAATTGCGCGGGTCTACCTGGCGAGCACGGAACGAAGGCAGTGAAGCGCTGGAAGAGGGCGCCATCGCCCACGTCGACGGTGTCGACGGTGTCATGCTGCGAGTGCGGGCCGAGTAGGCCCGAACCGCTGAAGGAGATCGGATCATGGAGACGCTCATTGGTGTTGGTGTCATTGCCGCCCTCGTCATCTTCGTACTGGCGAAGACGGCGGTCGTCGTTCCCCAGCAGAGTGCCTATGTCGTCGAACGCCTCGGGAAGTATTCGGACACGCTCCACGCGGGCTTCCACATCCTGATGCCCTTCGTGGACCGGATCGCCTACAAGCACTCCCTGAAGGAGCGGGCGATCGATATCCAGGAGCAGATCTGCATCACCCGGGACAACGTCCAGGTCGGCGTGGATGGCGTCCTCTACCTCCAGGTCCTGGATGCCCGGCGGGCCTCCTACGGCATCGGCAACTACGTCTTCGCCATCTCCCAGCTGGCCCAGACGACGCTGCGAAGCGAGGTCGGCAAGATCGATCTCGATCGGACCTTCGAGGAACGTGCGCAGATGAATGCGTCGGTCGTCTCCGAACTCGACATGGCCTCGGATCCCTGGGGCGTGAAGGTGATGCGCTACGAGATCAAGAACATCAATCCGCCCCATGACGTGCTGACCGCCATGGAGAAGCAGATGCGCGCCGAGCGCGAGAAGCGGGCGGTGGTTCTCGAATCCGAGGGCCACCGCGATGCCGCCATCAACCAGGCCGAGGGCGACAAGCAGAAGGTGATCAAGGAGTCCGAGGCGACCCGGATGAAGCAGATCAACGAAGCCCAGGGTGAGGCAGAAGCGATCGAGGCCGTGGCCCGCGCAACCGCCGAGGGCCTTCGGCAGGTGGCCTCGGCGCTGAGTTCGCCTGGTGGCGGCGAAGCCATGCAGCTTCGCGTGGCGGAGCAGTACGTCAAGGAGTTCGGAAACCTGGCAAAGGAAGGCAACACCTTCGTCGTGCCCTCCAATCTCTCCGACATCGCCTCGATCATCGCGCTGGCGACGGGTTTCAACAAAGATGCTAACAAGAACGGCTCCCCGAGCCTCGGCTAGTTGAGGCGCCGTGCGCGCGATCTTGCTGGCAGCAGGCTGGGGTACGCGGCTCGGCCCTGAGTACGGCGGAAGCGCGAAAGCCCTGGCGCCGATCGGCAGCCGAAAGGCCATCGATTGGGCAGCGGACGCCGTTGAGGCGCTGGGCCATGTCCGCGCCATTGACGTCCTCACGAACGAGAAGAGCCGCCCTGCCATCACGGACTGGGCGATGGGTCGGGCCGGGCGGGTCACGCTTCGGGTGCTCGGCAATGGCGTGTCGTCTCACGCGAACAGGCGAGGGGCCGTGGCGGACCTGGCCGACTACATCGCGACCTCGAGCATCGACGAGGACCTACTCGTCCTCGCAGCCGACAACGTCTTCGACTTCAGCCTGGCCGGGCTTGCGAACCGCACGCGCCGCACGCCAACGGTCGTGACCTACGACGTCGGCACCAGCGAGAAGGTGAAACGCTACGCCAGCGTCGAGCTGCGCCCGGACGGCGTCGTCACCGCCCTCGTCGAGAAGGATCCCAGACCTGCCTCGACCCTGGCCGTCACGGCCGTCTACGGTATCCCCCGCTCCCGTCTCTCCGATCTCACAGCCTACCTCGCGGAGGATCACCCACCGGACAACCTCGGGTATCTCGCAGAATGGTGGTGCGCCCAGGGCTGCCTGGAAGCAGAACGGGGCGAGGGAACCTGGATCGACATCGGAAACCCCGACGACCTGATCCGAGCCCGCCAGCTACTCGGCTGAGCGTCCCGATGGGTTCGCGGCCGCATCTGGTTTCAGCTCGAACGTCACGCTGTACGGGGTCATCCCCAGGGACCGCCAGAACGCTTCACCGTCGGGGTTGGACGCGAGCGCCTCGAGAACCAATCTCCGCCCGCCCAACGCCTCGTTGCGGAAGAGTTGGAACGCACGCGTGCCGAGACCACGTCGGCGATGCTCGCGAAGAATGAAGAACTGACGAAGGTAGACCCCGTCCGGTTCCTTCAGGTCCGGGTCGGTCTGGCGATAGAGCGCGTACCCCACGGGCACGGACTCCACCTCGAAAATGAGCCCCTCGTAGCCGGAGATGAGCCAGCGTTGCAATCGGGCCTCGACCGCATCGAGCGCCATCGGTGCCGCACCTTCGTCATTCTGGAGCTGTTGGTTCCATCGCGAAACGCGCGCAAGATCCGAAGCGTCGATCGGCCTGCATCGCTCAGGAGGCCCGCTAGCTCTGCTGCGGTTTGAGTGGGGGTTCAGGCGTGTCGAGTAGCTGAATTCTTCGACCCGCTCGCAGATCTTCCAGCCGTCGGCCGTTCGAACCAGCTGGTCGAGGTAGTAACCGCCCTCGAAGAAGAGAAGCCGCTTCTCTCCGTCATCGATCGCCAGGGACATCGGGTTGTAGAACCCGGCGCGGCTGGTGGCAGAATCGCCGGAAAGCTCGATCTCCTTGTTCATGACCATGTGTTGGCTCATCGCAAAGATGCCCATGGTCTTCTCGAGCCACGCACGAACCTCGCTTACACCGCCGCTTATCCCCCCGAAGGCCGTGTAGTCGATCACGGCCTCCGGGGTGAAGCAGCTCTCCCAGAGGTCCCAATCCTTGCGGTCGACCCCGGTTGCGTAGCGCGTGAGGAGATCCTCGATTTCCAGGCGGTCCAGCATCTGTTCGGGAGTCATGCGCGGCATCTGGGTCTCCTTGCTTCGCACAAGGATACAGAGCGCGAGCTGACGAACACGCTGGGCGCGGCCTGGGGCCGGCCTGTCGATTTCGGCATCAACCTGCGGTTCAGGGGAGCCCCCGCCGTCGCGGTTCCGATGCCGGTCTCGAAGCCCAAAGTACAGGGCTTCGGTCACGATTCGCGGTCGCCCGCGATCCAAGCTCCAAAGCCCGGAAGAGCCATCCCGGCACCCCAGCCCCAAACGCAGAAGCAGCAGGTGCGACGGCCCGGGATTCCGGGCCCGAAGCAGGACGGATGGCGCTTGATCGGCCTCAGGTCCGAGCGCTGACCGCCTGATGGATGAGCTTGCAGAGCTGCGATGGGAGGAAGGGCTTCTTCACGAAGCCGAAAGCTCCTGCTCTTCGCATCGCCCCGGCGGTATCCGGTGTTGCTTCGTCGGTCATGACGATGACGGGCGGCGCCTGTTCGGCCCGCTGGGCGGCTTCGAGTAGCTCGGAGGCGTCGCGGGTGGCCATTTCCTCCGCACACACGATCGCGCCGAACACCTCGTCATCGAGTAGATCCAGGGCCGGCTCGACATTCACCGCGTACCTCGTATCGAAGCCCTGTTCCCGAAGGGCTTCCGCCAGCATCTTACGGGTGGCGGCATCGTCGTCGATGATGAGTACACGCGTCCCGGACATGCTCAAGGACGAATGCATCCTCCATGCCATCGCTGCGACGGTCGGAGGAGGGCTCTCGTCGCGCTCCCGTCTCATCTCCTCGCCTTGCCTCTACGGGCGACGGGTGCGGTGAGTCAGTCTGCCCCGTTGGGCTCGAGCTGCTGTCCATCCGTGGGAAAGCAGATTCGGAATTCCGTTCCGGCTCCGGGTTCGCTCCGGACCGTGATCGTGCCACCGTGATCCACCACGATGCCCTTGCTGACGACGAGCCCAAGGCCGGTTCCCTCTCCGCGCTGCTTGGTGGTGAAGAAGGGCTCGAAGATGCGTTGCAGATCGCCGGATTGGATCCCCGTTCCGTCGTCTCGTATTCGCACCTCGACCTCGTCTTCTCCCAACGGTCTGAGTTGGACCTGGAGAGTGCCACCGTCGGGCATGGCGTCGACTGCATTCACGAACAGGTTCAAGAAGAGCTGCTGCAATCGGTCGGCGTTGCCGCGGATCTCGGGCGCCGGCTCGAATTTCTTTTCGACGAAGATGCCGTGTTTTCGGAGTTTCTCCTGAAAGAAGGAGAGCGATGCATCGAGTAACTCACCGAGCTGTACTGGAACCGGCACGCCCTTCGAGGGACGGGCCATGTTGAGCAGCGTATCGACGAGGCGCACGATGCGGCCGATCTGCTGCTTGATCAGGGTGGCTCGCTCTCGTTCCTTCGGATCAGAGAGGCTGCGCTCGAGCATGTCGGCGTAGCCCATGATGACGTTCATCGGCGTGCCAACGTCGTGAGCGATCCCGGCCATGATCGTGCCGATCGAGGCCAGCTCCTCCGCCTCACGAGCTCTTGCCTCGGCGCTGCGCAATCGCCTATCCGCCTTGGCGCGGCGAGCCGCGAGTCCGATGAAGCTGGCGATGGCTTGAAGGAAGTCGATGTCGTTCTTGCTGTATGGCCTCGCTTGTTGCCCGTGTACGCCGAGTACGCCATAGGGGCCGTCGTCTCCGGGAATCACGACGCTCAATCCGCTCCGCACGTCGTGGGTCTCGAGCAGGGTCGGCCCCGAGAAACGGGTTTCGCTCTCGAGGTCGGTCACCACGACGGGGTGATCCACGGAGAGCGTGTAGCCCGACTGGGTACTGGGATCCGCGGGAATGGGGAGGGTATCTGCCGGTTCGGCCTTCCAACCGACGCCTGCAACCAGCTTGAATGAGGTCTGGTCCGGGTTGAGTTCGAGCACCTTTGCGAACTCGGCACCCAGGGTCAGGGACAAGGTCTCCAAACACTCCTGGATCGTCTTCTCGAGGGACATCTCGATGAAGGCACGTCGGCCCAGATCGGCGATCACGGCTTCTTGTTTCGCCCGGATGGCCAGTTCTTCTACGGCGAGGCGTTGCTCGGTGATATCGTGGATGAAGGCCGTGAACAGCTTCTTGCCGTCGGTCTCGGCCTGGGAGATGGAGATCTCGATCGGAAACTCCGTCCCATCCGAGCGGAGCCCGAACAAATCGCCCTGTACTCCCAGGCGACGGGTCGCTTCACCACTCGCAGCGAATTCGCGGATGAAGTCCGGCTGCTGGCCGCGGGTGCGCTCGGGGATCAAGCGATCGGCCGACTTCCCGATCACATCGTCCGCGCTTGCCCCGAACAATTGTTCTGCGGCGTGGTTGAATACCACGATTCGCTGGTTCTCATCGATCGTCACGATGCCGTCCATGGCAGATTGGATGACGCCGCCCAACCGGGCCTGGTTCTCTGCGAGCGAAATGGCATGCGCCTGGTCGCCCTTCTCGCGTGCCATCCGCGATGCGCGCAGAGCGAGGTGGACACGGCGTCGCTGAAGGCCGACTGTGGCCGTGGTCCAGATGACGAAGAGAGCGAGGGTGCGATTCGCCAGCACCTTCCACCACTCAACGCCCCCAGGCCCCGGAGACAGGCCGATCCCGATCAACGTGAGTACGGAACAGCCGATCGCGAAGAACACGACTTCCCTGGAGGTCGGCAGGCGCAGCGAGACCAGGATCACGGCGACGTAGGGGACGCCTACCGCGACCCCCAGCGGCGTAATCCAGTCCAGGGTGAAGAAGCAGGTCGCGAGGAACAGCGCGAGGGTCCGGCGCCAGCCGGCTGGGCGGACTTCGCCGCTCTCGTCCAACTGGGGGAGGGTGCCGACCATGGGGCAATCCTACCCAATCAGAGCACGAGGGCTCTACCGCTGGCAATCTGCTCCCAGCTGGGATGCCTGCGTGGGGGCCGTGGCCTGTCGACGACGAGCGCTTTTCCGGCCTCGTGGCTGAGGGTCCACGGCGAGCGCCAGCTTGCCCCAGACCCCTCCGTCGAACTCAGACCACGCCAGGGTCTCCCGAGAACCCGGGCCGGTTCAGGCGCGGAATCAATGGCGTTGTGCCCGATGCCGGGGTCCAATAAAAATCGACCACCTTGTCCACTTTTCGGTAATTGCTACTCGTTCTCGAGGGTGGCCGAAGTCCCGGCCCACTCGAACGAGCCCTCGCGGCTCACAGGTCGGATGGAACCAACATGTCCCTCGAAGAAATCGTCACTCCTCTCAAGACCATCTGGAAGTTCGATTACGAAACCCACGTGAAGGCCCTTCGCGACCTCTACGAGATGGCGAAGAAAGAGCAGTGGAATGCAGCTTCGGACATCCCCTGGGATCTCGAGATCGACAAGGAAGGGGTAGGGGACATCCTGGATCCGAGCGGAGAGCGGTTCCCGCGCTACGACTTCGTCCAGGCCCTTTTCAGACGAGAAGCGCGAGCAGTTCGCGGCACGTCGCTCCGCCTGGACGCTCTCCCAGTTCCTGCACGGCGAGCAGGGTGCGCTGCTCTGCTGCGGCCAACTCGTCGAGGCCGTGCCGGACATGGATGGGAAGCTCTACGCCGCGACCCAGGTGATCGACGAAGCCCGTCATGTCGAGGTATTCCATCGCTACATCACGCGGCTCGACCAGGTCTACACCATCGAGCCGTCATTGCACGCGGTCCTGAACGCGATCCTCGAGGCCGACCTCTGGCAGATGAAGTGCGTGGGAATGCAGGTCATCACGGAGAGCCTCGCCATGGGGACCTTCAAGTCGATGAAGGAGAACACACGGGACGACTTGCTGCGTAAGGTCGTCGAGCTGACCGCCCAAGACGAGGCGCGCCACGTCTCCTACGGCCTGATCTACATGAAGGAAGAACTCCCCCGCATGTCGGACCCCGACCGGGAACGCGTGGAGGATTTCGCACTGGGCGCCGTTCGCATGCTCGTTTCGGGTGGTGGCGGTGCTGCCGATTCGTCGGGCGGTGGCATCCTCTCGTCGCGCAAGGCGGTCTACACCGAAGTCGGCATCGACTACGACGAGGCGATGAGGGAGATCGGCGAGAAGGCAAACGATCCGGAGTTCGCCAACACCGGGCCT
This genomic interval from bacterium contains the following:
- a CDS encoding PAS domain S-box protein, encoding MVGTLPQLDESGEVRPAGWRRTLALFLATCFFTLDWITPLGVAVGVPYVAVILVSLRLPTSREVVFFAIGCSVLTLIGIGLSPGPGGVEWWKVLANRTLALFVIWTTATVGLQRRRVHLALRASRMAREKGDQAHAISLAENQARLGGVIQSAMDGIVTIDENQRIVVFNHAAEQLFGASADDVIGKSADRLIPERTRGQQPDFIREFAASGEATRRLGVQGDLFGLRSDGTEFPIEISISQAETDGKKLFTAFIHDITEQRLAVEELAIRAKQEAVIADLGRRAFIEMSLEKTIQECLETLSLTLGAEFAKVLELNPDQTSFKLVAGVGWKAEPADTLPIPADPSTQSGYTLSVDHPVVVTDLESETRFSGPTLLETHDVRSGLSVVIPGDDGPYGVLGVHGQQARPYSKNDIDFLQAIASFIGLAARRAKADRRLRSAEARAREAEELASIGTIMAGIAHDVGTPMNVIMGYADMLERSLSDPKERERATLIKQQIGRIVRLVDTLLNMARPSKGVPVPVQLGELLDASLSFFQEKLRKHGIFVEKKFEPAPEIRGNADRLQQLFLNLFVNAVDAMPDGGTLQVQLRPLGEDEVEVRIRDDGTGIQSGDLQRIFEPFFTTKQRGEGTGLGLVVSKGIVVDHGGTITVRSEPGAGTEFRICFPTDGQQLEPNGAD
- a CDS encoding diiron oxygenase translates to MDGKLYAATQVIDEARHVEVFHRYITRLDQVYTIEPSLHAVLNAILEADLWQMKCVGMQVITESLAMGTFKSMKENTRDDLLRKVVELTAQDEARHVSYGLIYMKEELPRMSDPDRERVEDFALGAVRMLVSGGGGAADSSGGGILSSRKAVYTEVGIDYDEAMREIGEKANDPEFANTGPRMFEDHVVPQLQRVGLVTDRVAPGYRELGFDV